The nucleotide sequence ACAAGACAATCGCAATTTCCGGCTGTTTTGACTGGACAAGAGCACCGATATTATCGAGTGTGCTTCCTTCGCCAGCTCGATCACCTGCTATACGTCTCAGTGGTAAGGCTTGATTATAATAATCCAACGCTTTTGATTTCTCGCCCAATGCCTCATAAGCAAGGCCAATATTATTCAGCGTGGTCGCTTCACTACCGCGGTCACCTACCGCACTGCTTAGAGATAGGGATTGATTAAAATAATTCAGTGCTTTCGACTTCTCACCCAATGCATCATAAACAAGGCCAATATTATTCAGTGTGCTCGCTTCACCACTGTGATTACTCACTCCACGGCTCAGAGATAAGGATTGATTGAAAGAATCCAGTGCTTCTGACTTCTTGCCTAACTGGGAGTAGATACCACCGATATTGTTGAGTGCCGCCGCTTCGATAGGTCGATTACCTACCGCACGCAATAGTGGTAAGGCTTGATTAAAATAACCCAACGCTTTTGATTTCTCGCCCAATGCCTCATAAACAAGGCCAATATTATTCAGCGTAATCGCTTCACTACCGCGGTCACCTACCGCACTGCTTAGAGATAGGGATTGATTAAAATAATTCAGTGCTTTCGACTTCTCACCCAATGCGTCGTAGACGCCACCAATATTATTCAGTGTGGTCGCTTCACCACTGCGATCTCCCACTATACGTCTGAGCAGCAAGGCTTGATTGTAGTAATCCAGTGCCTTCGTCTGTTCATCCAAATCATTGTAGACGCCACCAATATTATTCAGTGTGGTCGCTTCAACACCACGATTACCCCCTTCACGCAACAGCGGTAGAGCTTGATTATAGTAATCCAGTGCTTTCGACTTTTCACCCAATGCATTGTAGACAACACCAATATTATTCAGCGTGGTCGCTTCATCACCGCGATCACCTACCGCACGGCTCAGAGATAGGGATTGATTATAGTAATCCAGTGCTTTCGACCTCTCACCCAATGCATTGTAGACAACACCAATATTACTGAGTGTGCTCCCTACACCACGCTGATCGCCCACGGTGCGATACAGCGGTAAGGCTTGCTCATAATAATCCAATGCTTTCAACTTCTCACCCAATGTGTCGTAGATAACGCCAAGACTGCCCAGTGTGATTGCTTCACCAAGTTTGTCGTCCACTGCACGTCTCAGCGGTAAAGCCTGATTGTAATA is from Romeriopsis navalis LEGE 11480 and encodes:
- a CDS encoding tetratricopeptide repeat protein, producing the protein MAQASESRAPEIDRLIAEGTRLFQEGSAESWRRAIEQFEKAFALARSAKAKDKQAFSLLILGRLHDVLGEKSKALDYYNQTLPLLRLVGDQAREAAALNNIGLVYEALGEKLKALDYYNQALPLRRAVDDKLGEAITLGSLGVIYDTLGEKLKALDYYEQALPLYRTVGDQRGVGSTLSNIGVVYNALGERSKALDYYNQSLSLSRAVGDRGDEATTLNNIGVVYNALGEKSKALDYYNQALPLLREGGNRGVEATTLNNIGGVYNDLDEQTKALDYYNQALLLRRIVGDRSGEATTLNNIGGVYDALGEKSKALNYFNQSLSLSSAVGDRGSEAITLNNIGLVYEALGEKSKALGYFNQALPLLRAVGNRPIEAAALNNIGGIYSQLGKKSEALDSFNQSLSLSRGVSNHSGEASTLNNIGLVYDALGEKSKALNYFNQSLSLSSAVGDRGSEATTLNNIGLAYEALGEKSKALDYYNQALPLRRIAGDRAGEGSTLDNIGALVQSKQPEIAIVLFKQSVNVYESLRRDIRTLPRATQEKYTSSVGRTYRNLADILLSQGRNREAQTILELLKVQELQGYAQNQDPNPSSVSFPMHPLEAQALKQFEQTITSRSTLNLATLNKIGQPLKQNQDRIIQAMNNRPLEIGNPKNIFSANPDTILIQNLVVGDKLWVLWTNAAGKTNTAVVPNINPTQLTRTVQAFRQQISSPYSNLNQLKATSVGSSIICGITRDSHFVSKITDATQEIYRHADR